The Populus trichocarpa isolate Nisqually-1 chromosome 2, P.trichocarpa_v4.1, whole genome shotgun sequence genome has a window encoding:
- the LOC7458262 gene encoding thymidine kinase a, whose protein sequence is MAALTSINGGRCEAGEVHVIIGPMFAGKTTDLLRRIESESSSGRNVAMIKSSKDTRYANDSVVTHDGLKFPCWSLPDLTSFHHKLGDDEYHKLDVIGIDEAQFFEDLYEFCCKAADHDGKTIIVAGLDGDYLRRSFGSVLDVIPLADTVTKLTARCELCGKRAFFTLRKTAETQTELIGGSDVYMPVCRQHYVSGQAVIESTRNVLESYKVSH, encoded by the exons ATGGCTGCTTTGACTTCGATTAACGGTGGCCGCTGTGAGGCCGGTGAAGTACATGTCATCATTGGCCCCATGTTTGCTGGCAAAACCACCGATTTACTCCGTCGTATCGAATCTGAGAGCAGCAGTGGcag aaATGTGGCAATGATAAAATCAAGCAAGGACACAAGATATGCAAACGATTCGGTGGTCACACATGATGGCTTGAAATTTCCTTGCTGGTCTTTGCCAGATCTCACCTCTTTCCATCACAAGCTTGGAGATGATGAATATCACAAG CTTGACGTGATTGGCATTGATGAGGCTCAATTTTTTGAAGATCTTTATGAATTCTGTTGCAAGGCTGCTGATCATGATGGGAAAACTATAATTGTAGCTGGCCTTGATGGGGATTATTTGAG GAGGAGCTTCGGATCTGTGCTTGATGTAATACCTCTTGCTGATACGGTAACAAAGCTGACTGCAAGGTGTGAACTTTGTGGCAAGCGAGCCTTCTTTACCTTGAGGAAGACAGCAGAGACCCAGACAGAATTGATTGGAGGATCTGATGTCTACATGCCTGTTTGCCGCCAGCACTATGTCAGTGGGCAAGCAGTCATAGAATCAACAAGGAACGTCCTTGAATCCTATAAGGTTTCCCACTGA